The sequence below is a genomic window from Paenibacillus silvisoli.
TAGCAGGATTACGATCGTCATATAGCTGATCAGGAGCCAGAAGAATAGAGAAGGCGACTTTATTCGAGCGTAAGGGAATTTCAGCAATGACGACATCCGATTCATGAAAACAACCCTTTCGTTGTGGTCTGTTTTCAAGCCTGTATACATCTATATTAAAGAATCCTTCACAATTCAACAATGGTCTTATTTTCATAACTTCACCCTATTTATGGGTACTGCAAATAAAATGAACGAGTTCAAATACTGCTCGTTTCGGCATTGGCGGCAATTCGCTATAGTTGGGGCAGGGAGATGAGATCGATGATCAGAACGATTCGGCAGGAGGAAGCGAGGCAATCGCTCGAGCTGACGCAGGCAGCCTTTGCCGTCCGATTTTCGGACAATGACATGCAGGAACGGATTGCGAAAATGAACATGGAGCAGTTTCTGGGCTTTTATACGGACGATCGGCTGGCCGCGCAGCTGGCGATTCTGCCGCTGCGGATCTATGTGCAGGGCGAGGCGTTTGAGATGGGCGGCATTGCCCATGTCGCTTCCTACCCGGAGCTGCGCAGGCAGGGGATGGTCGGCAAGCTGCTTGTTCGGAGCCTGGAAACGATGCGCGAGAAGGGGCAGGCCGTATCGATGTTGAATCCTTTCTCGTACGGCTTCTATCGGAAATACGGCTGGGAGTATTTCTCGGCGCACAACGTTTACACATTTGAGATGAGCGCCGTGCCTAAAGTTTCGGCGGTACCTTCCGGCGTAGTAAAGCGGAGTCAAGCGGGAGATTGGAAGCAAGCCGATCTCGTCTATGACGCCTATGCCAAACGTTACAACGGCATGCTGAAGCGGGACGAGAACTGGTGGCAGCGTCATGTATTCAATCGCAAGCTGGGCAGCATGGCGATTTATTATGCTCCCGGCGATGCGGGATCCGGCAGCTTGGAACCGAAGGGGTATATGCTTTATGACATTAAAGACCGGTTTATGAGCATCCATGAATTCGTCTATCTGGACATGGACAGCCGAAATGGCCTATGGCAGTTCATTGGCAATCATGATTCGGTCGCATCGAAGCTGAAGTTTACCGCTCCGGCCGATGATCCGTTTCTGTACGCGCTGTCCGAGCCGAAGGTGCAGCAGGAAGTGTTTGCGAACTTCATGGTGCGCATCGTCGATACCGCCGCGTTTGTGAAGCAATATCGGTTTGCGTCGAAGGTGGGTCCTGTTAGTTTGACGGTTAGGCTGCACGACGAGCATGCGCCGTGGAATAGCGGAATCTGGCGTATTGACGTTTGTGAAGACGGAACCGGGACTGCCGTGAAAGAGGAGACCGGGGCGGAAGGGACGGATGCTGCCGGCTGTACGATTCAGACGTTCTCGACGATGATGATCGGCTGCCAGCGGCCGGTTCAGTTAGCCGCACAAGGCAAGCTGGAAGGATCTATGGAAGCGGTTGCTGCTTGGGAGCAAGCGCTGCCGCGGCGCATCTCGTTCATGACGGATTTTTTCTAGCGGGGAGGTCAAGATTTCGGTGAGAAGCTATGCATTCGTTGGCGCGGGCAATCGCGGCACTTACATGTACGCCGTCCCGATCAGCCGGGATTACGGGGATATCGCGCGCATCGTCGGCGTGTACGATACGAACGCCAAGCGCTCTTCCTTGCTGAAGCAGCGGACCGGCGGACAATTTCCGGTCTATGAGGATTTTGCCGGGATGCTGGCTGAGGGGAAGCCTGACGTCGTGATCGTCACGTCCGTCGACAGCACGCATCATACGTACATCGTTCAAGCGCTGCAGGCGGGCTGCGATGTCATCACGGAGAAGCCGCTCACGATCGACGAGGAGAAGTGCAGGCTCATTCTGGATGCTGAACGGCGTACCGGTAAGCAGGTGACTGTGACGTTTAATTTGCGGTATATGCCGTTTATGGGCCGGTTGAAGGAAATGGCCGGCGAAGCTGCGCTCGGCACGATCACGCACGTCCATTTCGAATGGTTTCTGGATACGAAGCACGGCGCCGATTATTTTCGCAGATGGCATCGCAGAAAGGCGAACTCGGGCGGCCTGCTCGTCCATAAGTCGACGCATCATTTCGATATCGTCAATTGGGTGCTTGAGGATGAGCCGGCGGATGTGCATGCTTTCGGTTCGACCCGTTATTACGGGCCGACCCGGAAGGAGCGGGGCGCGCGCTGTTACGGATGCTCGTATGCCGGCAGCTGCGAGTTTTACATGGATAGCCGCGAAGGCAGCGCGAAGCTGCTGTACGCCGATTGCGAGGACGAAGACGGCTATTACCGGGACAGCTGCGTGTTTGCGGACGAGATCGATATCGAGGACAGCGTCAGTTTGACGGCCCGGTACGCGCGCGGTGCGCTGATGAGCTATTCGTTAACGGCTTATTCGCCCTATGAAGGGTTTCGGATTGTCATCACCGGTACGAAGGGCCGGCTGGAAGCGGAATATTTGGACGGTTCGATCGGCCCTTATGCGGGGCAAACCGTGCAGAGCATGCGATTGATCGGGCGCGGCGGCGCGGTGGTTGAGATTCCGCTCGCCGAGGAGACGGGCGGTCACGGAGGCGGCGATGAGCGGCTGCTGCGGGCGCTGCTAGTCGGAAGCGACGGGTCTGATAGCCGGCAGGCATCCAGCCGCGACGGCGCGTTGTCCTGCGCGATCGGCTTTGCCGCTAACCGTTCGATTCGCGAAGGCCGGTCGGTCCGGATTGCGGATTTGAATCTATTTTGAGAGGGCGGGATTGGAATGGACATTCACGTACTGGAAAACGCGCAGCAGCTAGGCGAGCAGGCTGCGGCGCACGCGGCCGTTATTTTGCAAGAGGCTATTGATCGTCAAGGGAAAGCGAGGCTGCTGCTGTCGACAGGCTCGTCTCAGTTTGAGTTTTTCAAGGCGCTCGTTGCCCAGCCGATCGACTGGAGCAAGGTCGAGATGTTCCACCTTGACGAGTATGCGGGCATTTCCGATACGCATCCGGCCAGCTTTCAAGCTTATTTGCAGGAACGGTTTATTCGGCAAGTCAATCTAGGCGGGTTTCATTTAGTGGACGGTACGGGCGATCTTCGCTCGACGATCGCGAGGCTGAATGCGGCGATTCAGGAGGCTCCGGTCGATCTCGCCATGATTGGGATCGGGGAGAACGCGCATATCGCGTTCAACGATCCTCCGGCCGATTTTGACACGGAAGAGCCGTATATCGTCGTTGAACTGGATGAGGCGTGC
It includes:
- a CDS encoding GNAT family N-acetyltransferase, whose protein sequence is MIRTIRQEEARQSLELTQAAFAVRFSDNDMQERIAKMNMEQFLGFYTDDRLAAQLAILPLRIYVQGEAFEMGGIAHVASYPELRRQGMVGKLLVRSLETMREKGQAVSMLNPFSYGFYRKYGWEYFSAHNVYTFEMSAVPKVSAVPSGVVKRSQAGDWKQADLVYDAYAKRYNGMLKRDENWWQRHVFNRKLGSMAIYYAPGDAGSGSLEPKGYMLYDIKDRFMSIHEFVYLDMDSRNGLWQFIGNHDSVASKLKFTAPADDPFLYALSEPKVQQEVFANFMVRIVDTAAFVKQYRFASKVGPVSLTVRLHDEHAPWNSGIWRIDVCEDGTGTAVKEETGAEGTDAAGCTIQTFSTMMIGCQRPVQLAAQGKLEGSMEAVAAWEQALPRRISFMTDFF
- a CDS encoding Gfo/Idh/MocA family protein produces the protein MRSYAFVGAGNRGTYMYAVPISRDYGDIARIVGVYDTNAKRSSLLKQRTGGQFPVYEDFAGMLAEGKPDVVIVTSVDSTHHTYIVQALQAGCDVITEKPLTIDEEKCRLILDAERRTGKQVTVTFNLRYMPFMGRLKEMAGEAALGTITHVHFEWFLDTKHGADYFRRWHRRKANSGGLLVHKSTHHFDIVNWVLEDEPADVHAFGSTRYYGPTRKERGARCYGCSYAGSCEFYMDSREGSAKLLYADCEDEDGYYRDSCVFADEIDIEDSVSLTARYARGALMSYSLTAYSPYEGFRIVITGTKGRLEAEYLDGSIGPYAGQTVQSMRLIGRGGAVVEIPLAEETGGHGGGDERLLRALLVGSDGSDSRQASSRDGALSCAIGFAANRSIREGRSVRIADLNLF
- a CDS encoding glucosamine-6-phosphate deaminase; amino-acid sequence: MDIHVLENAQQLGEQAAAHAAVILQEAIDRQGKARLLLSTGSSQFEFFKALVAQPIDWSKVEMFHLDEYAGISDTHPASFQAYLQERFIRQVNLGGFHLVDGTGDLRSTIARLNAAIQEAPVDLAMIGIGENAHIAFNDPPADFDTEEPYIVVELDEACKRQQVGEGWFAGIEDVPTHAITMSVRQILKSKVILSCVPHAVKAKAIRQTLNSEIAPNVPSTMLRTHPNWTLYLDRESAAQTELAVKE